Genomic segment of Microbacterium sp. BH-3-3-3:
AGCGGCGGGATGCCAGCACGGCGGGGTCTCCGTCGACGTGCACGACGTGCGGCTCGGCGGGGGCGAGGGCCTCGCGTAGTGCGTCCCACTCGGGCCCCCCGGTGAGCTCGGCGGTGAACGGCGCCACGACCACCACGCGGCCCGCCGTGGAGAGGGCGTCGGCGGCGGTGGCGCGCAGGGCGGCATAGCGTCCGGCGCGGATCGCGGGACCGTGCGGCGACGTGAGCCAGTGGTCGCCCAGCGCGCCGTCGGGCAGGGCGTCGAGCAGCGGCGTGGTCACGCTGTCGAGGTCGATGAGGGGCGCCCGCAGGTGCTCGGCGATCGCCCGACCCAGGGTGCTCTTGCCGCTGCCGGCGGTGCCGGCGACGACGACGGCGAGCGATTCGGGTATTTGACACGGCGACGGCATACCCCCACCATAGACGTAGCAAGTCACCGGTGTCATGCTTGAAATTCCGGGACTCGAAGAAGTTCCGGAAAGGACGGCCGCTCATGCGAGACACCGGTGACATGGTTTCGGGGTCCGCGCGCCTCCACGCCGGGCTCGACCTCGGCAGCACCGCGATCAAGATGCTGGTCGTCGACGACGACGGCACCGAGATCGCCGGCGCTCAGGTACCCACCCCGTGGCGGGTCGGAGCGGGCGGAACCACCGACATCGACGCCGCCGACCTGCTGGCCTCCGTGCATGCGCTCGTCGACCTCGTCGACGCCGATCTCGCCCCGCTGACCGCCGAGCCGCTGACCTCGCTCGCCGTCGCCGGCATGGGGGAGACCGGCATCCTGATCGACGAGAGCGGTGCCGCTGCGGGCCCGGGCTTCGCCTGGTTCGACCCGCGCGGCCTCGAGCAGATCGCGGCGTTCCCGCGGGCGGTGCGCGAGGAGTTCGCCGGCCGCACGGGCCTGCCCCTCGGAGCGCAGGTGAGCGTCGCCAAGCTCGCCTGGTTGCGCGATCAGGGCACCGACCTCGCGGGTCTGCGCTGGCTCGACCTGCCCGAGTTCATCGTCGCCGCCCTCGGCGGTGACGTCGCCCTCGAGCTCTCGCTCGCCTCACGCACCGGCCTCATCGACCAGGACTCCGGCGCCGCGTGGCCCGCGATGCTGGACACCCTCGGCGTCGAGGACACGCTGCTTCCCCCGCTCCGCGGCGGAGGCCTCTCGTGGGGCGTCGCCTCCGGTGTCTTCGGCCCGCGCGTCGCGGGTGCCGCCCTCACCGTCGCCGGCCACGACCACCTCGTGGCCGCTCAAGCCAACGGCACGCTGGATGCC
This window contains:
- a CDS encoding FGGY family carbohydrate kinase, translating into MVSGSARLHAGLDLGSTAIKMLVVDDDGTEIAGAQVPTPWRVGAGGTTDIDAADLLASVHALVDLVDADLAPLTAEPLTSLAVAGMGETGILIDESGAAAGPGFAWFDPRGLEQIAAFPRAVREEFAGRTGLPLGAQVSVAKLAWLRDQGTDLAGLRWLDLPEFIVAALGGDVALELSLASRTGLIDQDSGAAWPAMLDTLGVEDTLLPPLRGGGLSWGVASGVFGPRVAGAALTVAGHDHLVAAQANGTLDADGYHVSLGTAEVLLRVLDAPLGYAARQRLADALINEVRHVVPGKHVLVAGVKTGLLLRRVLHASGISDRAGRDALDAAVMALPYEGELPAGAIEVTGARNDDGVLRLTLHAEASPAEIFGAALRHSNAEIAELIAAMDREVAPATHSTLTGGWAGMASVRRARAHALPDLALSAREQDVAWGAADMARRLVSASVPS